Proteins from a genomic interval of Oncorhynchus clarkii lewisi isolate Uvic-CL-2024 chromosome 15, UVic_Ocla_1.0, whole genome shotgun sequence:
- the LOC139366767 gene encoding transcription factor Sox-17-alpha-A-like, protein MYFDPISTHFELCPTKAMFESDKFCCESSQSELMSEAKSPGSGPTSPISVNSDSSCASPEPKSSAETRVRRPLNAFIIWTKEERRRLAQLNPDLENTDLSKILGKTWKAMSLAEKRPYMQEAERLRVQHTIDHPNYKYRPRRKKQLKKGPKGPLPVEATVPLSTLCSKGFTRPYDLNYLIQNQSHQQQAYPHPATYPSSQAYFSHLPRETFPDRFIYTNPAATFSNKPLMYSNTEAYPAEPHPYYSTQHGLQQCGPPNPACAMSHGEQGDFRASGPQVYPPTGPSLEFYLEQVQLDMLYDLDPSEFEQYFGPSTCQPEPLE, encoded by the exons ATGTACTTTGATCCGATCTCCACACATTTCGAACTGTGCCCAACGAAAGCCATGTTTGAAAGCGACAAGTTCTGCTGTGAGTCTTCCCAGAGTGAGCTGATGTCCGAGGCGAAGTCCCCCGGCTCTGGCCCAACCAGTCCTATCTCGGTCAACTCTGACTCCAGCTGCGCCAGTCCTGAGCCGAAATCATCCGCAGAGACGCGGGTCAGAAGGCCGCTGAACGCCTTCATTATCTGGACCAAGGAGGAACGCAGACGCTTGGCCCAACTCAACCCTGACCTGGAGAATACCGACCTCAGCAAAATTCTCG GTAAGACATGGAAGGCCATGTCTCTGGCAGAGAAGCGGCCCTACATGCAGGAGGCAGAGCGCCTGAGAGTACAGCACACCATTGACCATCCCAACTACAAGTACCGGCCTCGCAGAAAGAAGCAGCTGAAGAAGGGCCCCAAAGGGCCCCTGCCTGTGGAGgccactgtccctctctccaccctctgcaGTAAAGGCTTTACCAGGCCTTATGacctcaactacctcatccaGAACCAGTCCCATCAGCAGCAAGCCTACCCACATCCAGCCACCTACCCATCCTCCCAGGCATACTTTTCCCATCTTCCCAGGGAGACCTTCCCAGACAGGTTCATTTACACAAATCCAGCAGCCACATTCTCTAACAAGCCTCTAATGTACTCTAACACTGAGGCATACCCAGCAGAGCCTCATCCGTACTACTCTACCCAGCATGGGCTGCAGCAGTGTGGGCCCCCTAACCCAGCCTGTGCTATGTCTCACGGGGAGCAAGGGGACTTCAGGGCCTCGGGCCCCCAGGTGTACCCCCCTACTGGCCCCTCTCTGGAGTTCTACCTGGAGCAGGTTCAGCTGGACATGCTCTATGATCTGGACCCCAGTGAGTTTGAACAGTACTTTGGCCCGTCCACATGCCAGCCGGAGCCCCTGGAGTAA
- the LOC139366768 gene encoding large ribosomal subunit protein uL15m-like, which translates to MSFTRKPSGKALDILQNLPRISLANLRPEPGTKKAEKKRGRGQHGGNRSGRGHKGERQRGNRPRLGFEGGQTPFYLAIPKYGYNEGHSRRAQYQPLTLNRLQYLIDLGRVDPTQPIDLTQLVNGRGVTIQPQKRDYGVQLVGEGAGIFAAKVNIEVQMASEEAIAAIERNGGMVTTGFYDPRSLAVLCKPVPFFISGQPIPKRMLPGEDMVPYYTDAANRGYLADPEKIQKARIALAQKYGYVLPDISKDELFHMLSMIKDPRRIFFGLSPGWVVNMAEKKILKPTDDKLLQYYSS; encoded by the exons ATGTCTTTTACGAGAAAACCTAGTGGGAAGGCATTAGATATTTTGCAGAATTTGCCTCGTATTTCATTAGCAAACTTACGACCTGAACCGGGGACCAAGAAGGCT GAGAAGAAGCGAGGCAGAGGCCAACATGGAGGAAACAGAAGTGGCCGGGGTCACAAGGGGGAGAGGCAGCGAGGCAACCGACCTCGTCTGGGGTTCGAGGGGGGTCAGACTCCCTTCTATCTAGCCATCCCAAAATACGGCTACAATGAGGGACACAG TCGGCGGGCTCAGTACCAGCCCCTGACCCTGAACAGGCTGCAGTATCTGATTGACCTGGGCCGGGTTGACCCCACTCAGCCCATTGACCTGACTCAGCTGGTTAATGGCAGGGGAGTGACCATCCAGCCACAGAAGAGGGACTATGGTGTTCAGCTTGTTGGCGAG GGTGCTGGTATCTTTGCGGCGAAAGTCAACATAGAAGTTCAGATGGCGTCTGAAGAGGCCATTGCTGCCATTGAGAGAAACGGAGGGATGGTCACTACAGGTTTCTATGACCCCAGAAGTCTTG CGGTCCTCTGTAAGCCTGTCCCATTCTTCATAAGTGGACAGCCCATTCCAAAGAGAATGTTGCCTGGGGAAGACATGGTCCCCTACTACACAGATGCTGCCAACCGGGGTTACCTGGCAGATCCAGAGAAGATTCAAAAAGCACGGATAGCCTTGGCCCAGAAGTATGGCTACGTTTTACCGGACATTTCCAAAGACGAACTGTTCCACATGCTCTCTATGATAAAGGACCCCAGACGGATCTTCTTTGGCCTCTCGCCAGGCTGGGTCGTCAACATGGCCGAGAAGAAGATACTGAAACCGACTGATGATAAACTGCTCCAATATTACAGTTCATAA
- the LOC139367171 gene encoding acyl-protein thioesterase 1-like gives MCGNSMSVPLPAIVPAARKATAAVIFLHGLGDTGHGWAEAFAGIRTPHVKYICPHAPIKPVTLNMGMSMPSWFDIIGLQTDAEEDEAGIKQASENIKALIDQEVKNGIPSHRIVLGGFSQGGALSLYTALTTQQKLGGVVALSCWLPLRNSFPQASRNSANNEMHVLQCHGEADPLVPVMFGCLTVEKLKTLCNPSNIIFKTYPRMPHSACPEEMMDIKQFIEKQLPPI, from the exons ATGTGCGGTAATAGTATGTCAGTGCCCTTGCCTGCTATTGTACCTGCTGCTCGGAAAGCCACTGCAGCG GTGATATTTCTTCATGGCCTAGGTGACACTGG CCATGGCTGGGCAGAGGCCTTTGCTGGGATCCGGACACCACATGTGAAATACATCTGTCCTCACGC TCCAATCAAGCCTGTTACATTAAACATGGGGATGTCCATGCCCTCCTG GTTTGACATCATCGGATTGCAAACAGATGCAGAGGAAGACGAAGCTGGTATTAAACAGGCTTCAGAGAATA TTAAAGCACTGATAGATCAAGAAGTGAAGAATGGAATACCATCACACAGAATTGTTCTTGGTGGATTTTCTCAG GGTGGAGCGTTGTCTCTGTACACAGCTCTCACAACCCAACAGAAGCTGGGGGGAGTGGTTGCCCTCAGCTGCTGGCTACCTCTACGGAACTCCTTCCCCCAG GCATCGAGAAACTCTGCCAACAATGAGATGCATGTCCTGCAGTGCCATGGCGAGGCGGACCCTCTGGTGCCCGTAATGTTTGGATGTCTCACTGTAGAGAAGCTAAAGACCCTCTGCAATCCATCCAACATCATCTTCAAGACCTATCCCAGAATGCCACACAGTGCCTGCCCTGAG GAAATGATGGATATCAAGCAGTTTATTGAAAAGCAGCTTCCTCCAATCTAA
- the LOC139367170 gene encoding regulator of G-protein signaling 20-like: MFWTELIVQPMGSERVEMRKRQMQVHQEAAASVLQTQHGMGNTPTNASNACCFCWCCCCSCSCLTVRAEDERIKKNTYERRAEEIANCDDSPKPILEDAMTWTMSFERLMKSSAGRGCFRQFLRTEFSEENMMFWLACEELKKETNKTVVEDKVRQIYKDFISILSPKEVSLDSRVRDVINKNMLEPTSHTFEDAQQQIYTLMQRDSYPRYMNSTAYAELLQDLAEQPPATEP; this comes from the exons ATGTTCTGGACCGAATTGATTG TGCAGCCCATGGGGTCAGAGCGGGTGGAGATGCGCAAGAGACAGATGCAGGTGCACCAGGAAGCTGCTGCCAGTGTTCTCCAAACGCAGCACGGGATGGGGAACACGCCCACCAACGCCTCCAATGCCTGTTGCTTCTGCTGGTGTTGTTGCTGCAGCTGCTCCTG TCTGACTGTTAGGGCGGAGGATGAGAGGATAAAAAAAAACACctatgagaggagagcagaggaaatcGCAAACTGTGATGACAG CCCCAAGCCTATTCTGGAGGATGCAATGACATGGACCATGTCATTTGAGAGGCTGATGAAGAGCTCTGCAGGGCGGGGCTGCTTCCGCCAGTTCCTGAGGACAGAGTTCAGTGAAGAGAACATGATGTTCTGGTTGGCCTGCGAGGAGCTGAAGAAGGAGACCAACAAAACTGTGGTGGAGGATAAAGTACGACAGATCTACAAGGACTtcatctccatcctctcccctaaaGAG GTGAGTTTGGACTCGCGTGTTCGAGACGTGATTAACAAGAACATGTTGGAGCCCACGTCGCACACGTTCGAAGACGCCCAGCAGCAGATCTACACGCTAATGCAGAGAGACTCATACCCACGCTACATGAACTCCACAGCGTACGCAGAGCTGCTGCAGGACCTGGCCGAACAGCCACCTGCCACCGAGCCATAG